A region of the Candidatus Neomarinimicrobiota bacterium genome:
TACCCCAGGCTTCAGCCTGGGGGTAATAAAAACCTTAAAAAAGGAGGGCTTTAGCCCAACAATACGGGGCTAAAGCCCTAGGTAATAGTAGGTTATCATACCCCCAAGCTAAAGCATGGGGTAAGCGTTGTACTTCTTCTCACACAGCCTCTATAACCCTTATACCTTTATACCCCAGAATATTTTATTGACCCCCAATCTCAATGATTGTATCCAGGTACGCATTATGACGATGAGCCTTAAAAAAATAATGATGCAGGTCATAACCTTCATTTTCATCATCCTCTTCAGGATGGTTTGACATGCAAATAATATCCCGGAAAGTCAGCTTTCAGGCTATATTGATTTACATGACCGATAGAATAGCAGAACACCGTGATAAGATAGATGAGCTGGACGCACGTATTCTGGAGCTGATCCAGAAGCGGGTCGCCGAAACCATCAATATCCGGCGTTTGAAATTGGAGGCTGAACTACCCTTATTCACCCCTGATCGTGAGCAGGAATTAATTCAGAGACTGATCGAGGAATCAGCCGGACGCTTGCCGGCCTCTGTTATAAAACAGATATGGGAAACAATCATTCAGGGCGGCAAACAGATCAAGGATGATCGCTAATGGCCGATCAATTGATAAATCCAAGATGATCTTCAATAATAATGAGCTTGTGCAGTATAGCTGAGCAGACAAGTGATATTGACAGTGTTTGCGCAAGTTCTTTACTGTGGCATGGGAATTGAACTTTATCAATAAATGATTTTTATATCTAATTAGATAAAAGGAGTTACAAAAATGAGTAGAAAAAAAATATCCCTTATTGGTGGTGGACAGATTGGTCAAATTTTAGCCCTGATTGCAACCCAGAAAGAAATGGGCGATGTTGTTATTCTTGATATTCCTGATTTTGAAGGTCCTGTTAAAGGCAAGGCTCTGGATCTCATGGAAATGCGTCCATTACAAGGCTATGACGTAAATATTACTGGCACCAGCAATTTTGCTGATATTGCTGATTCTGATGTTGTGATCATTACTGCTGGTGTTCCCCGGAAACCCGGTATGTCCCGAGATGACTTGCTGGATATCAACCTGAAGATCATTTCTAATGTTGCTGAGAATGTTAAAAAATACGCTCCCAACGCTTTTGTGATTGTTGTTTCCAATCCACTGGATGCCATCGTGTATGCCTTTTACAAGGTCTCCGGTTTTTCAAAGAACAAAATTATCGGCATGGCCGGAGCTTTAGATTCCTCACGTTTTAAAGCATTTATTGCCATGGAGACCGGTTATTCAACCAAAGATGTTTCCTGCCTCGTTTTGGGTGGACATGGGGATACCATGGTTCCCCTGACCCGTCTTGCTACTGTAGGTGGCGTACCAGTTACAGAATTGCTGGATCAGGATGCTCTTGATGCAATTGAAAAGAGAACCCGGATGGCCGGTGGTGAAATTGTCAAACTGCTTGGCAACGGTTCTGCTTTCTTTAGCCCTGCCCAGTCAGCTCTCGATATGGCTGATGCATATCTGAAGGATACGAAACGTATTATTCCCAGTGCAGCTCTCTGTGAAGGTGAATATGATATTGATGGTTTATTTATCGGTGTCCCTTGTGTTATTGGAGCAGGTGGTATTGAAAAGATCATCGAAGTTGAATTGACCGACGCTGAAAAAGCAGCCTTGAAAGTGACCGCCGATCATGTTGCTGGTGTAGTTGCAGAAACCAAACTGTAAAACATTCTTGCGGTTTATTAAGGGAGTGCCAAACCGGTACTCCCTTATTATTTTATACCTATGCTAACCAGACTATTTTTCACCAGCTTTTTATTTATTCTGATCATATCGGGTTGTCAGCCTGAACCATCCAAAGAGACCCAATTGGAATTGAGTCCCCAGGCAAAATCATTCATCCAGGATGCTTTTGCTCCATTTGCAGGGGATACTCTTGTTGACAATCATGTGCACATTGTGGGTTTGGGGAATAGCAACAGCGGTATTGAAATTCACACCGATATGCAATCAATGATCCATCCCTTTAAGCTAACCCGCTTCAACTATTTTTTAGATGCCGCAGGTGTGGTTGATAAAACCAGGGCAGATGAAGAATATCTGGAACAACTTATCTACCAGATCGTGAGAATTCCGGTTCATTTTCAGATCTTAGGTTTGGCTTTGGATAGGCATTATCTGGAAAATGGAGCAG
Encoded here:
- a CDS encoding chorismate mutase; the encoded protein is MQIISRKVSFQAILIYMTDRIAEHRDKIDELDARILELIQKRVAETINIRRLKLEAELPLFTPDREQELIQRLIEESAGRLPASVIKQIWETIIQGGKQIKDDR
- the mdh gene encoding malate dehydrogenase codes for the protein MSRKKISLIGGGQIGQILALIATQKEMGDVVILDIPDFEGPVKGKALDLMEMRPLQGYDVNITGTSNFADIADSDVVIITAGVPRKPGMSRDDLLDINLKIISNVAENVKKYAPNAFVIVVSNPLDAIVYAFYKVSGFSKNKIIGMAGALDSSRFKAFIAMETGYSTKDVSCLVLGGHGDTMVPLTRLATVGGVPVTELLDQDALDAIEKRTRMAGGEIVKLLGNGSAFFSPAQSALDMADAYLKDTKRIIPSAALCEGEYDIDGLFIGVPCVIGAGGIEKIIEVELTDAEKAALKVTADHVAGVVAETKL